One Bos taurus isolate L1 Dominette 01449 registration number 42190680 breed Hereford chromosome 3, ARS-UCD2.0, whole genome shotgun sequence DNA window includes the following coding sequences:
- the THBS3 gene encoding thrombospondin-3 precursor (The RefSeq protein has 2 substitutions compared to this genomic sequence), giving the protein METQELRGALALLLLCTFVSASQDLQVIDLLTVGESRQMIAVVEKIRTALLTTGDIYLLSTFRLPPKQGGVLFGLYSRHDNTRWLEASVVGKINKVLVRYQREDGKVHAVNLQQAGLADGRTHTALLRLRGPSKPSPALQLYVDCKLGDQHAGLPALAPIPPAEVNGLEIRTGQKAYLRMQGFVESMKMILGGSMARVGALSECPFQGDESIHSAVTNALHSILGEQTKALVTQLTLFNQILVELRDDIRDQVKEMSLIRNTIMECQVCGFHEQRSHCSPNPCFRGVDCMEVYEYPGYRCGPCPPGLQGNGTHCTDINECTHADPCFPGSSCINTMPGFHCEACPRGYKGTRVSGVGIDYARASKQVCNDVDECNDGNNGGCDPNSICTNTVGSFKCGPCRLGFVGNQSQGCFPARTCHSPAHSPCHAHAHCLFERNGAVSCACNVGWAGNGNVCGPDTDIDGYPDQALPCMDNNKHCKQDNCLLTPNSGQEDADNDGVGDQCDDDADGDGIKNVEDNCRLFPNKDQQNSDTDSFGDACDNCPNVPNNDQKDTDGNGEGDACDNDVDGDGIPNGLDNCPKVPNPLQTDRDEDGVGDACDSCPEMSNPTQTDADSDLVGDACDTNEDSDGDGHQDTKDNCPQLPNSSQLDSDNDGLGDECDGDDDNDGVPDYVPPGPDNCRLVPNPNQKDSDGDGVGDVCEDDFDNDAVVDPLDVCPESAEVTLTYFRAYQTVVLDPEGDAQIDPNWVVLNQGMEIVQTMNSDPGLAVGYTAFNGVDFEGTFHVNTVTDDDYAGFLFSYQDSGRFYVVMWKQTEQTYWQATPFRAVAQPGLQLKAVTSVSGPGEHLRNALWHTGNTPDQVRLLWTDPRNVGWRDKTSYRWQLLHRPQVGYIRVKLYEGPQLVADSGVIIDTSMRGGRLGVFCFSQENIIWSNLQYRCNDTVPEDFEPFRRQLLQGRV; this is encoded by the exons ATGGAGACACAGGAACTTCGGGGGGCCCTGGCTCTTCTCCTCCTTTGCACTTTCGTATCTGCCAGTCAGGACCTGCAGG TGATCGACCTGCTGACAGTGGGCGAGTCCCGGCAGATGATAGCTGTGGTGGAGAAGATCCGGACAGCCCTGCTCACCACTGGGGACATCTATCTCTTGTCCACCTTCCGCCTGCCCCCCAAGCAGGGTGGTGTCCTCTTTGGCCTCTACTCTCGCCACGACAACACACGATGGCTGGAGGCCTCTGTCGTCGGCAAGATCAACAAAG TGCTGGTGCGGTACCAGCGGGAGGATGGCAAGGTGCATGCAGTGAACCTCCAGCAAGCAGGCCTGGCTGACGGGCGCACACACACGGCTCTCCTGCGACTCCGAGGTCCATCCaaacccagccctgccctgcagcTCTATGTGGACTGCAAACTGGGCGACCAGCATGCTGGACTTCCGGCACTGGCCCCCATTCCTCCAGCAGAGGTCAATGGGCTGGAGATTAGGACTGGACAGAAGGCTTATTTGAGGATGCAG GGCTTTGTGGAATCCATGAAGATGATTCTGGGCGGGTCCATGGCCCGGGTTGGAGCCCTGAGTGAGTGTCCATTCCAGGGAGACGAGTCCATCCACAGTGCAG TGACCAACGCACTCCACTCCATCCTAG GGGAGCAGACCAAGGCCTTGGTCACCCAGCTCACCCTCTTCAACCAGATCCTGGTGGAACTGCGGGATGACATCCGAGACCAG GTGAAAGAAATGTCCCTGATCCGAAACACCATCATGGAGTGTCAGGTGTGCG GCTTCCATGAACAGCGTTCCCACTGCAGCCCCAACCCCTGCTTCCGAGGCGTGGACTGCATGGAAGTGTACGAGTACCCTGGCTACCGCTGTGGGCCCTGCCCTCCTGGCCTGcagggcaatggcacccactgCACAGACATCAATGAG TGTGCTCACGCGGACCCTTGCTTCCCGGGCTCCAGCTGCATCAACACCATGCCTGGCTTCCACTGTGAGGCCTGTCCCCGAGGCTACAAAGGCACACGGGTGTCTGGTGTGGGCATTGACTACGCCCGGGCCAGCAAACAG GTCTGCAACGATGTTGATGAATGCAATGATGGTAACAATGGTGGCTGTGACCCAAACTCCATCTGCACCAATACTGTG GGCTCGTTCAAGTGTGGTCCATGTCGCTTGGGCTTTGTGGGTAACCAGAGCCAGGGCTGCTTCCCGGCCCGGACCTGCCACAGCCCGGCCCACAGCCCTTGCCACGCCCACGCTCACTGTCTCTTTGAACGCAACGGTGCAGTGTCCTGTGCG TGTAACGTGGGCTGGGCCGGGAATGGGAACGTGTGTGGGCCCGACACGGACATCGATGGCTACCCGGACCAGGCACTGCCCTGCATGGACAACAACAAACACTGCAAGCAG GACAACTGCCTTCTGACACCCAACTCTGGGCAGGAAGATGCTGATAACGACGGCGTGGGGGACCAGTGCGACGATGATGCCGACGGGGATGGCATCAAGAACGTTGAG gaCAACTGCCGGCTGTTCCCCAACAAGGACCAGCAAAACTCAGATACAGATTCGTTTGGTGATGCCTGTGACAACTGCCCCAACGTCCCCAACAATGACCAGAAAGACACAGACGGCAACGGGGAAGGGGATGCCTGTGACAACGACGTAGATGGCGACG GCATCCCCAATGGACTGGACAACTGCCCTAAAGTCCCCAACCCGCTGCAGACAGACAGGGATGAGGACGGGGTGGGAGATGCTTGCGACAGCTGCCCTGAAATGAGCAATCCCACCCAG ACAGATGCAGACAGTGACCTAGTGGGAGATGCCTGTGACACCAATGAAGACAG TGATGGGGATGGACATCAGGACACCAAGGACAACTGTCCACAGCTGCCCAACAGCTCCCAGCTGGACTCAGATAACGACGGACTTGGAGATGAGTGTGATGGGGACGATGACAATGACGGGGTTCCAGATTACGTGCCTCCTGGTCCTGATAACTGTCGCCTCGTACCCAATCCCAATCAGAAGGACTCAGATG GCGATGGCGTTGGTGATGTGTGTGAGGATGACTTTGACAATGATGCAGTGGTCGACCCCCTGGATGTGTGTCCTGAAAGTGCAGAGGTAACCCTCACAGATTTTCGTGCCTATCAGACCGTGGTCCTGGATCCTGAAGGTGATGCTCAGATTGACCCCAACTGGGTCGTGCTCAACCAG GGCATGGAAATTGTTCAGACCATGAACAGTGACCCCGGCCTGGCAGTTG gATATACAGCCTTCAACGGTGTGGACTTTGAAGGCACCTTCCATGTGAACACTGTGACGGACGATGACTACGCAGGCTTTCTCTTCAGTTATCAGGACAGCGGCCGCTTCTACGTGGTCATGTGGAAGCAGACAGAGCAGACCTACTGGCAGGCCACGCCTTTCCGGGCTGTTGCCCAGCCGGGGCTACAGCTCAAG GCAGTGACATCAGTGTCTGGCCCAGGTGAGCACCTCAGGAACGCCTTGTGGCATACAGGCAATACTCCTGATCAGGTACGACTGCTGTGGACTGATCCACGAAATGTGGGCTGGCGTGACAAGACCTCCTACCGCTGGCAGCTGCTGCACCGGCCTCAAGTGGGCTATATTCG
- the THBS3 gene encoding thrombospondin-3 isoform X2 — protein METQELRGALALLLLCTFVSASQDLQVIDLLTVGESRQMIAVVEKIRTALLTTGDIYLLSTFRLPPKQGGVLFGLYSRHDNTRWLEASVVGKINKVLVRYQREDGKVHAVNLQQAGLADGRTHTALLRLRGPSKPSPALQLYVDCKLGDQHAGLPALAPIPPAEVNGLEIRTGQKAYLRMQGFVESMKMILGGSMARVGALSECPFQGDESIHSAVTNALHSILGERNVPDPKHHHGVSGFHEQRSHCSPNPCFRGVDCMEVYEYPGYRCGPCPPGLQGNGTHCTDINECAHADPCFPGSSCINTMPGFHCEACPRGYKGTRVSGVGIDYARASKQVCNDVDECNDGNNGGCDPNSICTNTVGSFKCGPCRLGFVGNQSQGCFPARTCHSPAHSPCHAHAHCLFERNGAVSCACNVGWAGNGNVCGPDTDIDGYPDQALPCMDNNKHCKQDNCLLTPNSGQEDADNDGVGDQCDDDADGDGIKNVEDNCRLFPNKDQQNSDTDSFGDACDNCPNVPNNDQKDTDGNGEGDACDNDVDGDGIPNGLDNCPKVPNPLQTDRDEDGVGDACDSCPEMSNPTQTDADSDLVGDACDTNEDSDGDGHQDTKDNCPQLPNSSQLDSDNDGLGDECDGDDDNDGVPDYVPPGPDNCRLVPNPNQKDSDGDGVGDVCEDDFDNDAVVDPLDVCPESAEVTLTDFRAYQTVVLDPEGDAQIDPNWVVLNQGMEIVQTMNSDPGLAVGYTAFNGVDFEGTFHVNTVTDDDYAGFLFSYQDSGRFYVVMWKQTEQTYWQATPFRAVAQPGLQLKAVTSVSGPGEHLRNALWHTGNTPDQVRLLWTDPRNVGWRDKTSYRWQLLHRPQVGYIRVKLYEGPQLVADSGVIIDTSMRGGRLGVFCFSQENIIWSNLQYRCNDTVPEDFEPFRRQLLQGRV, from the exons ATGGAGACACAGGAACTTCGGGGGGCCCTGGCTCTTCTCCTCCTTTGCACTTTCGTATCTGCCAGTCAGGACCTGCAGG TGATCGACCTGCTGACAGTGGGCGAGTCCCGGCAGATGATAGCTGTGGTGGAGAAGATCCGGACAGCCCTGCTCACCACTGGGGACATCTATCTCTTGTCCACCTTCCGCCTGCCCCCCAAGCAGGGTGGTGTCCTCTTTGGCCTCTACTCTCGCCACGACAACACACGATGGCTGGAGGCCTCTGTCGTCGGCAAGATCAACAAAG TGCTGGTGCGGTACCAGCGGGAGGATGGCAAGGTGCATGCAGTGAACCTCCAGCAAGCAGGCCTGGCTGACGGGCGCACACACACGGCTCTCCTGCGACTCCGAGGTCCATCCaaacccagccctgccctgcagcTCTATGTGGACTGCAAACTGGGCGACCAGCATGCTGGACTTCCGGCACTGGCCCCCATTCCTCCAGCAGAGGTCAATGGGCTGGAGATTAGGACTGGACAGAAGGCTTATTTGAGGATGCAG GGCTTTGTGGAATCCATGAAGATGATTCTGGGCGGGTCCATGGCCCGGGTTGGAGCCCTGAGTGAGTGTCCATTCCAGGGAGACGAGTCCATCCACAGTGCAG TGACCAACGCACTCCACTCCATCCTAG GTGAAAGAAATGTCCCTGATCCGAAACACCATCATGGAGTGTCAG GCTTCCATGAACAGCGTTCCCACTGCAGCCCCAACCCCTGCTTCCGAGGCGTGGACTGCATGGAAGTGTACGAGTACCCTGGCTACCGCTGTGGGCCCTGCCCTCCTGGCCTGcagggcaatggcacccactgCACAGACATCAATGAG TGTGCTCACGCGGACCCTTGCTTCCCGGGCTCCAGCTGCATCAACACCATGCCTGGCTTCCACTGTGAGGCCTGTCCCCGAGGCTACAAAGGCACACGGGTGTCTGGTGTGGGCATTGACTACGCCCGGGCCAGCAAACAG GTCTGCAACGATGTTGATGAATGCAATGATGGTAACAATGGTGGCTGTGACCCAAACTCCATCTGCACCAATACTGTG GGCTCGTTCAAGTGTGGTCCATGTCGCTTGGGCTTTGTGGGTAACCAGAGCCAGGGCTGCTTCCCGGCCCGGACCTGCCACAGCCCGGCCCACAGCCCTTGCCACGCCCACGCTCACTGTCTCTTTGAACGCAACGGTGCAGTGTCCTGTGCG TGTAACGTGGGCTGGGCCGGGAATGGGAACGTGTGTGGGCCCGACACGGACATCGATGGCTACCCGGACCAGGCACTGCCCTGCATGGACAACAACAAACACTGCAAGCAG GACAACTGCCTTCTGACACCCAACTCTGGGCAGGAAGATGCTGATAACGACGGCGTGGGGGACCAGTGCGACGATGATGCCGACGGGGATGGCATCAAGAACGTTGAG gaCAACTGCCGGCTGTTCCCCAACAAGGACCAGCAAAACTCAGATACAGATTCGTTTGGTGATGCCTGTGACAACTGCCCCAACGTCCCCAACAATGACCAGAAAGACACAGACGGCAACGGGGAAGGGGATGCCTGTGACAACGACGTAGATGGCGACG GCATCCCCAATGGACTGGACAACTGCCCTAAAGTCCCCAACCCGCTGCAGACAGACAGGGATGAGGACGGGGTGGGAGATGCTTGCGACAGCTGCCCTGAAATGAGCAATCCCACCCAG ACAGATGCAGACAGTGACCTAGTGGGAGATGCCTGTGACACCAATGAAGACAG TGATGGGGATGGACATCAGGACACCAAGGACAACTGTCCACAGCTGCCCAACAGCTCCCAGCTGGACTCAGATAACGACGGACTTGGAGATGAGTGTGATGGGGACGATGACAATGACGGGGTTCCAGATTACGTGCCTCCTGGTCCTGATAACTGTCGCCTCGTACCCAATCCCAATCAGAAGGACTCAGATG GCGATGGCGTTGGTGATGTGTGTGAGGATGACTTTGACAATGATGCAGTGGTCGACCCCCTGGATGTGTGTCCTGAAAGTGCAGAGGTAACCCTCACAGATTTTCGTGCCTATCAGACCGTGGTCCTGGATCCTGAAGGTGATGCTCAGATTGACCCCAACTGGGTCGTGCTCAACCAG GGCATGGAAATTGTTCAGACCATGAACAGTGACCCCGGCCTGGCAGTTG gATATACAGCCTTCAACGGTGTGGACTTTGAAGGCACCTTCCATGTGAACACTGTGACGGACGATGACTACGCAGGCTTTCTCTTCAGTTATCAGGACAGCGGCCGCTTCTACGTGGTCATGTGGAAGCAGACAGAGCAGACCTACTGGCAGGCCACGCCTTTCCGGGCTGTTGCCCAGCCGGGGCTACAGCTCAAG GCAGTGACATCAGTGTCTGGCCCAGGTGAGCACCTCAGGAACGCCTTGTGGCATACAGGCAATACTCCTGATCAGGTACGACTGCTGTGGACTGATCCACGAAATGTGGGCTGGCGTGACAAGACCTCCTACCGCTGGCAGCTGCTGCACCGGCCTCAAGTGGGCTATATTCG
- the THBS3 gene encoding thrombospondin-3 isoform X1, which translates to MKMILGGSMARVGALSECPFQGDESIHSAVTNALHSILGEQTKALVTQLTLFNQILVELRDDIRDQVKEMSLIRNTIMECQVCGFHEQRSHCSPNPCFRGVDCMEVYEYPGYRCGPCPPGLQGNGTHCTDINECAHADPCFPGSSCINTMPGFHCEACPRGYKGTRVSGVGIDYARASKQVCNDVDECNDGNNGGCDPNSICTNTVGSFKCGPCRLGFVGNQSQGCFPARTCHSPAHSPCHAHAHCLFERNGAVSCACNVGWAGNGNVCGPDTDIDGYPDQALPCMDNNKHCKQDNCLLTPNSGQEDADNDGVGDQCDDDADGDGIKNVEDNCRLFPNKDQQNSDTDSFGDACDNCPNVPNNDQKDTDGNGEGDACDNDVDGDGIPNGLDNCPKVPNPLQTDRDEDGVGDACDSCPEMSNPTQTDADSDLVGDACDTNEDSDGDGHQDTKDNCPQLPNSSQLDSDNDGLGDECDGDDDNDGVPDYVPPGPDNCRLVPNPNQKDSDGDGVGDVCEDDFDNDAVVDPLDVCPESAEVTLTDFRAYQTVVLDPEGDAQIDPNWVVLNQGMEIVQTMNSDPGLAVGYTAFNGVDFEGTFHVNTVTDDDYAGFLFSYQDSGRFYVVMWKQTEQTYWQATPFRAVAQPGLQLKAVTSVSGPGEHLRNALWHTGNTPDQVRLLWTDPRNVGWRDKTSYRWQLLHRPQVGYIRVKLYEGPQLVADSGVIIDTSMRGGRLGVFCFSQENIIWSNLQYRCNDTVPEDFEPFRRQLLQGRV; encoded by the exons ATGAAGATGATTCTGGGCGGGTCCATGGCCCGGGTTGGAGCCCTGAGTGAGTGTCCATTCCAGGGAGACGAGTCCATCCACAGTGCAG TGACCAACGCACTCCACTCCATCCTAG GGGAGCAGACCAAGGCCTTGGTCACCCAGCTCACCCTCTTCAACCAGATCCTGGTGGAACTGCGGGATGACATCCGAGACCAG GTGAAAGAAATGTCCCTGATCCGAAACACCATCATGGAGTGTCAGGTGTGCG GCTTCCATGAACAGCGTTCCCACTGCAGCCCCAACCCCTGCTTCCGAGGCGTGGACTGCATGGAAGTGTACGAGTACCCTGGCTACCGCTGTGGGCCCTGCCCTCCTGGCCTGcagggcaatggcacccactgCACAGACATCAATGAG TGTGCTCACGCGGACCCTTGCTTCCCGGGCTCCAGCTGCATCAACACCATGCCTGGCTTCCACTGTGAGGCCTGTCCCCGAGGCTACAAAGGCACACGGGTGTCTGGTGTGGGCATTGACTACGCCCGGGCCAGCAAACAG GTCTGCAACGATGTTGATGAATGCAATGATGGTAACAATGGTGGCTGTGACCCAAACTCCATCTGCACCAATACTGTG GGCTCGTTCAAGTGTGGTCCATGTCGCTTGGGCTTTGTGGGTAACCAGAGCCAGGGCTGCTTCCCGGCCCGGACCTGCCACAGCCCGGCCCACAGCCCTTGCCACGCCCACGCTCACTGTCTCTTTGAACGCAACGGTGCAGTGTCCTGTGCG TGTAACGTGGGCTGGGCCGGGAATGGGAACGTGTGTGGGCCCGACACGGACATCGATGGCTACCCGGACCAGGCACTGCCCTGCATGGACAACAACAAACACTGCAAGCAG GACAACTGCCTTCTGACACCCAACTCTGGGCAGGAAGATGCTGATAACGACGGCGTGGGGGACCAGTGCGACGATGATGCCGACGGGGATGGCATCAAGAACGTTGAG gaCAACTGCCGGCTGTTCCCCAACAAGGACCAGCAAAACTCAGATACAGATTCGTTTGGTGATGCCTGTGACAACTGCCCCAACGTCCCCAACAATGACCAGAAAGACACAGACGGCAACGGGGAAGGGGATGCCTGTGACAACGACGTAGATGGCGACG GCATCCCCAATGGACTGGACAACTGCCCTAAAGTCCCCAACCCGCTGCAGACAGACAGGGATGAGGACGGGGTGGGAGATGCTTGCGACAGCTGCCCTGAAATGAGCAATCCCACCCAG ACAGATGCAGACAGTGACCTAGTGGGAGATGCCTGTGACACCAATGAAGACAG TGATGGGGATGGACATCAGGACACCAAGGACAACTGTCCACAGCTGCCCAACAGCTCCCAGCTGGACTCAGATAACGACGGACTTGGAGATGAGTGTGATGGGGACGATGACAATGACGGGGTTCCAGATTACGTGCCTCCTGGTCCTGATAACTGTCGCCTCGTACCCAATCCCAATCAGAAGGACTCAGATG GCGATGGCGTTGGTGATGTGTGTGAGGATGACTTTGACAATGATGCAGTGGTCGACCCCCTGGATGTGTGTCCTGAAAGTGCAGAGGTAACCCTCACAGATTTTCGTGCCTATCAGACCGTGGTCCTGGATCCTGAAGGTGATGCTCAGATTGACCCCAACTGGGTCGTGCTCAACCAG GGCATGGAAATTGTTCAGACCATGAACAGTGACCCCGGCCTGGCAGTTG gATATACAGCCTTCAACGGTGTGGACTTTGAAGGCACCTTCCATGTGAACACTGTGACGGACGATGACTACGCAGGCTTTCTCTTCAGTTATCAGGACAGCGGCCGCTTCTACGTGGTCATGTGGAAGCAGACAGAGCAGACCTACTGGCAGGCCACGCCTTTCCGGGCTGTTGCCCAGCCGGGGCTACAGCTCAAG GCAGTGACATCAGTGTCTGGCCCAGGTGAGCACCTCAGGAACGCCTTGTGGCATACAGGCAATACTCCTGATCAGGTACGACTGCTGTGGACTGATCCACGAAATGTGGGCTGGCGTGACAAGACCTCCTACCGCTGGCAGCTGCTGCACCGGCCTCAAGTGGGCTATATTCG